The following nucleotide sequence is from Bacillota bacterium.
CACAGGCTACCGTGACGGCGAATTCGGTGAACAGTTCACCGGCTATTCCGCTAAGAAACACCACGGGAAAGAAGACACATATGGTCGTGAGGGTGGAGGCAAATATGGCTCCAAAAACCTCGTTGCTGCCCTTGACGGCAGCATCCCTCGGTGTTGCCCCGAGCTGAAAATGACGATAGATATTTTCACTGACCACGATCGAGTTGTCAACGAGCATCCCGGCGGACAGGGCCAACCCTCCCAGGGTCATCAGGTTGATGGTCATCTTCGTGAAATAGAGAATGGAAAAAGTGAAGATGACGGCTGTGGGGATGGAAAGCCCGATGATCAAGGCGGTACGCCAATTTTTTAAAAAGAGCATGAGTATGACGATGGCCAGCAAGGCGCCTCCAAGAAGTGTCCACCCCAGATCCTTGAGTGCCATCTCTATTTCGCGTCCCTGGTCAAGCGGGAAGGCATAGGAGATCTCTTTCCCATCGGAAGCGAATTCATCTTTTATCTCATCAAGAACCTTGCGGACTTCACGGGCCACGGCCACGGTATTGGCGTCTCCCTCCTTCTGGAGGATAAGACTGATGCCCGGTTGCCGATTTATCCTCGTTATGGTGCTTTGGGGGTGTTTGGCGATTCCGATATCGCCTATCGACCCGAGATATATGGGAATCAGGGGGAGATCCCCCTCGAACATCTGGGTTTGATCGGCCATGCCTGCCTGGGTAAGGATGTAAGTCAAGGCAAGTTCGGCCAGGGAATCTTCGATTTTTCGTGATGCATGATCGAGCTCCCTGGTAACCCCCGCCTTGATCTGTTCCATCCACAATTCATAATCCGGGACCCTGCTGACAACCAGGTTCCCGATCTGCTCCTCGTCAATGTTCTTCAGGTAATCATCCTGAATCGGTATGATTATCTGTCCCTGATCCAGTTCTTCGGGGGGGAGAAGGTCATCGGCGGGTTCCCAGGGCAGATATTCTCTCCATTCCGGGGGGAGAAGATCGACCAGAGTGTCGGTAGAAACCGTATCGTCCTGCTGGTCAGGTGCAAGTGTGATAGATACATAATTGCGATCTTTATCTATGTGAATATCTTCGACCATGTCTTTCAGATAGATGGTTTCCATCGGAATATCTTCCGGTTTGAACTCCGGAAGGTCCATGGAAGATAGATGCTTGTTGAGGTCGATGTTGATTGATTTTCCTATAATATTTTTTAATTTCTCCTCGTCCATGTTGAACCCGACGACGATATTCCTGATCAAATCGATGTCCGGGGTTTTGCCCACGAATCGCAATCGGACATTGTGTTCGTCTATATCCTTGATGCCTGCCGGTATATCGAGTAGACTGGCTCTCAGAATATCCACGATCGTACTGAAGGATAGATTGTTCTCTTCCACCATTCTGGGAGAAAGGTGAACAAAAAGGTCCTGGTTGATTCCCCCCTCAACGCTGACGCTGGCAATACCCGGGACGGTGTCCAAACGGGGGGCAATGACTTCATGGGCCTGGTCGGTGAGTGCAATCAGATCCTCGCTTCCGCTTACCGAAACCTGCATGATAGGCATCATGGTCGGGTCGAATTCCAGTATTATGGGACGCTGGACGCCTTCCGGCAAGGTAAGCAGGTCCAGTCGTGCACCGATATCTTCCCTCAGTGCACTGACATTGGTACCCCATTTGAACTGGAGGACGATCAAGGAAAGGCTTTCCTGTGAAAAAGAATAAAGCGTGGTCAGACCGCTGGTGGTGGAGGCCATATCCTCGATTGGTTCTGTGACCAGGCTAAGAGTTTCCTGGGGGGCGCTTCCCGGAAAAAGGGTGATGACCGCAAGGACCGGGGGTTCTATATCTGGCAGAAGGCCGAGAGAAGCCTGGGACAATGAAACGATGCCGATAACCATGACAAGAAGTAGTATGGTGCATGTTGCAATCGGCCGTTCTACAGCCAGTTTTGCTAGATTCATTTTCTGGTCCTCATGGCTATACCTGCTTTTATCTAAAAAAATACAACACAAACATTTTAACATAACCGCATCTTGTTGGCCAAATAATATTTATCGCCGGACCGCGGCAGTGAAGCCATTACTGCGAAAAACCCTCCGGCCAATGGCTTGAACCGGATCCTGATCGGAAAAGATTTTGAACTGGAAAAAGTCTGGGAATAGGAAGATAATTGTTGAAAATAATAACAATATCGCTCTTTGTCTTTACTTTGCTACCCCTGTTTCTTATACTAATGATAATGATCAGCATCTATAATATAAATATGGGGAGACATATTGAGAGGGTGGTTGTACAGTTATGGTAACTGCTATCTTGATCGGTGCAGGTGACAGGGGAAGCGGTGTATACGGACAGTGGGCACTGAAAAATAAAAAAAGAATAAGATTTGTAGCGGTTGCCGAGCCAAGGCCCGTCAGGCGTGAAAAGTTTGCTGCGGCGCATGGCATCGGCCCTGAAAAATGTTTCGAATCCTGGGAAGATATCCTGGAGCAGGAAAAAATGGCTGACATATGTTTTGTCGCCACCCAGGATCAGATGCATACAGCTCCGGTATTGAAGGCGCTGGGGCTTGGGTATCACGTCATGGTTGAGAAACCCATGGCCACGACACCGGAAGAATGTTACCGGATGATCAATATTGCTGAACAGTCTGGCAAGCAGTTGTGGGTTGCCCATGTCCTGCGCTATACACCATTCTTTTCCACGATTAAAAGAGTAGTTGAAGAAGGCCGGATCGGAAGAATTACAAACATAAACCATAGTGAAAATGTTTCCTACTGGCACTTTGCACATTCCTACGTGAGAGGCAACTGGAGCCGAACCGAAGAGTCGAGTCCCATGATTCTGGCCAAAACCTGTCATGACCTGGACATCATCCACTGGCTTGTTGGTTCCCCGGTGAAAAAGCTGAGCTCTTTTGGTGGACTGAATTTCTACCGGAAAGAGAATGCGCCGGAAAATGCTGCCCTTCGTTGCCTCGATAATTGTGCGCTCAAAGATAACTGTCAATGGTACGCCCCGCGTCTCTATGGCAGGGCCGAACCCTTGTTGCAGGTAGGTTTGCGATCCCGATATTTTTACAAGAGACTCGTGGCCAGGATTGCCCTGGACTGCCCCTTTATCATGAAATTTGCCAGCATGATCTACCGTCCTTTGAAGACACTCGTGGAATGGGACATGTGGCCGGCTTCTGTTATTACTGATGACTTTTCGAAAGAGGGCAAGGAGCGGGCTTTGAAAGAAGGGCCCTACGGACGTTGCGTTTTCCATTGCGACAACGATGTATGCGATAACCAGATCGTCAGCATGGAATTCGAAAATGATGTAAAAGCGACTTTGACCGTTCATGGCTTTGCTTCTTCGGAGGGGCGATGGATCAGAATTGAAGGAACCAAGGGCACCTTGCTGGGGAAATTCACGGCCGAAAACCAGGAAATTGCGACTTATGATCATCATAACGTGAGAAAGAGGGTTTTGATGAAAACCGATCTGTCCCTGTCGGGGCATCTGGGCGGGGATGACGGCATAATGAAGTCTCTGGTTAAATTTCTGGAAGAGGAAAAAAACAACAAGGTTTCCAAGGTGCTTACGTCTGCAAAAGCATCCCTGGAAAGCCATCTCATGGCTTTTGCGGCAGAAATATCGCGGCAAAAAGATAAAATAGTGTTGATGGATGAGCTGAGGGAATACAGCGATGGTGCCGAGCGCGGGTTTGCTGTTTGAGATGCCTGAAAGGGGCATTTTATATTTTGATGATGGGGGTCTGGTTCATGAAAAAGGAGTATCATGGAGTTATGGTCGAGTGTATCAAGGGTGATATAGTGAAGCAGAAAGATATGGAGGCGATTGTCAATGCAGCCAATGCACGCCTTTTGCCTGGAGGCGGCGTGGCCGGGGCGATTCATCGGGCGGCAGGGCCGGGCCTCAAGGAAGAATGTGTACCACTTGGGCCGATCAAGCCCGGTGAGGCTGTGATAACCGGCGCTCACAATCTTCCCAATAAATATGTCATACATACCCTCGGGCCGGTTTATGGCGTTGATAAACCCGAGGATGAAATCTTGAGGAACTGCTACCGCAATTCTTTGCAGATTGCGGAAGACAGGAAGATCTCCTCGGTGGCTTTTCCGGCAATCTCCACGGGTATTTTTGGCTATCCGGTGGCCGAGGCAGCTGCAGTTGCCTTGAACCTGGTGGCCAGAATGGCCAGGGATCTGCAGCATGTCAAAGAAGTTCGCTTCGTGCTTCACAGTGATGCAGACCTGGCTGTTCACGAGAAGGCAATGCCCGCTTCAAACCCTGCATGAATGGAAAAGGAAACAGGCTGAACATGGCTCCTGTTCTCTACCGTTCGGATTCGGTCGAGTTGAAAAAAGAGGCCTCCTTCAAAGGAGGCCTCTTCGTATCTTTTTTCCGGGATCCGGATTATCCCCGATCCCATTTTCCTTCCCCGCGCAGGATCTCGACGATTTTTTTGGCTTCTTCCTTCAACAAAAGATAATCTGTCTTGGCCACCCTGTTCAATGGGAACTGCCCCGTTTCCACTATTTCCACATGAGAGGGCCTTGAATAGGAAGATATATCCTGACATGCTTCCAGAACCTCTTCGGGTGAAACGCTTACCCCTTCCAGCGGCTCCACGAAAGCAATGATCCCTTCAGAAAAGATGGCATGCTCTGCGCCTAGTACAGCGACCATATTGATCTTTTCTTTCAACTTCTTGATGATGTGGCGTTCAACATCGTCGGGATAAACCTGATAGCCCTTGGGTTTGATCACCATCTTGGATCTTCCGGAGAAATGCAGTCCTTCTTCGTCATAATACCCCAGATCTCCGGTATAACAGATTCCATCCCTGGATATGGTCTTTTCCGTATTCTCGGGATCATTCAGATAGCCCAGGAAGATCTGGGGGCCGCTGAAGCATATTTCTCCCACTTCGCCGGGGGGTTTTTCTTTGCCGGCATTGCCATCCCTGTCCATGGGGTCGCGGATGCTGATGGGGCATAGTGGCATATCGTAGCCGATACTGCGGCAGATTTCATCCACATCGGCATTGACATCGGTATAGGTGCAGAAGCCGGACGTTTCGGTAAGACCCAATCCGGTTCCGATTCTCGGCGCCATCGCTTTCATCTTGACCAGAAACTCCCGCGAAACAGCCTGGCCACCATAGATGGCAAAGCGTAAACTGGAGAGATCGTAGGAGTCATATTCAGGTAAAAGCCATTCCATGTTGAAGAGGGCGGGTATCTGCCCGATGCAAGTTACCTTGTGTTCTTGAATAGCCTCCAGGCTCAACTTGGGATCGAAGATATGCAAGATCACCTGGGTGCCACCGCCAAAGATGGTTGTAGCCAGTTGCTCGGTCGTACACCCGACATGGGACGGTGGAAGATTGACGAGAAATCTGTCTTCTTCCACGAGTTCAAAGGCTACCGCCAGGCCGATATTTTGTGTCAATATGCCTTCGTGGCAGAGCACTGCCGGTTTGGGTGAACCGGTCGATCCGGTGGTGAAGATGATGATGCACCCATCTCTCTTTTTAACTTTGGCTTTTGCCTTTTTCACACTACGCGTGAAAAGGCTCTTGATATAAACTTTCTTGATATCCTTGACAAATTCCGAGATGCCCTGAGCATTATCCATGACCAGCTCGGGTTCTGTCTGGAATTGTATCCAGTGGCGCACGTAAGGGGCTGACTTCATCACCTTGGCAATCATGGGCCTGAAATCGGCAACGGGTGTTTTGCCCAGAAAAAAGTAGGCTTTGGGCTTCAACTTTTCAAGGCAGTACTTGATTTCAAGTTCTTTCAGCCTCAGGTCCAGCGGGGCAATGATTACCCCGATACGGAAACAGGCGTACATAAGATACATATGTTCCTTCAACAGAGGTAAACTTGTAGCGATGATATCTCCTTTTTGCAGGCCTATGGAGAGGAGCTTGGCTGCAAATGCCGATACAGAAGTGTTGAATTCCTTCCAGGTGACTTTTTCACCGGTGTTATGTTCGATTATGGCCAACCCTTTGGGCTTTTCCCTGGCGTATTTTTCAACATAGTCAGCCAGATTGGGGAGAAGGTTCCGGTACATTTCCTTGGTCAATTGATCCTTGGCAGGGTCTTTCATTGCTTTATTTACACCTCCGTTTTCTGTGGAATCAGCAAGCAGAATGAAAGTTTACCATAATTATAAATGTTAAAATTATTATATTATAGATAGAAATATTAATCAATAGAGTTGTATGCAACCAGGGAAAGCAATATGGGCATTATCGCCACAGCAGATATAATTCCAGTTTGTATGAACCGGTAAACCTTTACAAATAATTGGCAATATCAGGTAATGGGGCATGGATTGATTGAAGGAATCTTTTAAGGTATATTGTATTACATTTATTTTGATGGTAATATCCAACTATGACAAAAGAACCATGAGAGAAATGTTGTGTTTTGAAAAGAACAGAATTGAAAGGATCGGTGATCGATGATGGGTACTGTAAAGATTGTTCTGGGGGTACTGGTAGTTGTTCTCCTGATATTCTTGATATTTACCTACAATGGTCTGGTGAGGTTGCGGCAAAGACTGAGAAATGCCTGGTCGCAGGTGGAGGTCCAGTTGAAACGTCGTTATGATTTGATTCCCAACCTGGTCAACTCGGTCAAGGGGTATGCCGCTCATGAAAAATCAACTTTTGAAGAAATTGCCCGGGTTCGGAATCAGGCTATTGCAGCCAAGACTGTAAAAGAACAATCGCAGGCAGAAACAATGTTGTCCGGCGCCTTGCGCAGCCTCTTTGCAGTAGCCGAGGCGTATCCGGAACTCAAGGCCAATGCCAATTTCATGCAATTGCAGGAGGAACTGACCAACACGGAAAGCAAAATAGCTTTTTCTCGTCAATTTTACAATGACACGGTGCAGAAATTGAACACGAGGATCGAGTTATTCCCTACCAACCTTGTAGCCGGCATGCTGGGATTCGGGCCGGCTGATTATTTCACATTGCAGGATGAGCCAGGAGCCCGCGAGCCGGTGGAGGTAAAATTCTAAAAGGGAGCATCAACTTGTTTAAACATCCTTTTTCAACTCGCATCATCTTGAGTTTCCTTTGCGCAATTTTGCTGTTGGCGATTTTCTTGCCGCGGACCGCGGAAGCCCGCAGTTTGAGGATGAATGAGTTGGTTTTTGAAGCTGAAATTTTTCCGGACGGTTCGATCTCGGTTATCGGGTAAATAACCTGGTAAAGGTTCACAATGATGTGGCCGGGTTCTACCGTAAATTTGTTGGAGAGAAATTGCCTTTGCCTTGTTGAAACGGAGGAGATAATTGCCAGGGTGGATTGCATCTCACCGATCTGGTGGTCGGTATTCGGATTCGGCTGATTGTTCAACATTGCAGGATGAACCAGGAGCCCGCGAGCCGATGGAGATAAAATTATAAAGGGGAGGAATCAACTTGTCTAAACGTCCTTTTTCAACACACATCATCTTGAGTTTCCTTTGCGCAATTTTGCTGTCGGCGATTTTCTTGCCGCAGACCGCGGAAGCCCGCAGTTTAAGGATGAATGAGTTGGTTTATGAAGCTGAACTTTTACCGGACGGTTCGATGTCGGTTACCGAGCGGATCACTGTCACTTTCAACGGCACCTATGAAGGATATTTTGTATCCATTCCCCTGGACTCCACCACCATAAGTGATATCACGGTCGCCGAGGAGGGGGTCGCATACAGTTTCAATCCGGGGGAAGATTATGGGCCACCAGGCACCTTTCTTGTCAAGCAGGATTCCAATGAAATGCTTGTCGATTGGAGTATCGATGCTACCGATGAGCAACGTACTTTCGACCTCAGTTATCGGGTGAATAACCTGGTAAAGGTGCACAATGATGTGGCCGAGTTCTACCGTAAATTTGTTGGAGAGAAGAACGAACAGAAAATTGAAAGGGTGGTTGTCCGGCTGCTGCTTCCGCCGGGAGCTGAAAATTTCACGCCGGGGACGGATATACGGATCTGGGGGCATGGTCCCCTGCACGGCGATGTTGATTTTGGAGGACCGCGCGAGGTGATCTGGCAAATATCGGATATGCCGGCCGGCGAATTTCTGGAAGGGCGTCTGACCATGCCCGTGCAGCTTTTCCCGGAGACCCCCGCGGCCATGAAAACGGACCGGGATGCCCTGGCCTCGATTCTGGAAGAAGAGGAAGAATGGGCTGCCAAAGCCAATCTCGGCCGTTCGTGGGCGCGTCTGGAAATTGTTGCTGCCGTGATACTCGCCCTGCTAACCATAGCTGCTCTCATATGGTTATGGTTCAGATATGGCAAGAGGCACAGACCCGAATTTCAGGGGGATTATTACAGGGAACTACCCGCCGATTATCCCCCGGCGGTGATGTCAGTTCTTTGGAACTGGGGCAAGGTGAAGACGCACGATGTTACGGCCACCCTTATGGATCTGGCCCGGCGCGGTTTTATTTATATCGAGCAGCAGATGTATGAAAAAAAGAGATTGTTGGGAAACAAAAATATCGTTACCTACCTGCTGACGCTGCAAAATGAAAAATACGAAAGAGAAAAAGATGGGCTGCAACCACATGAACGTAAATTGATCGACTATTTTTTTACAACCATTTCGAAGGATAACCGCACGTTATATCTGTATGATATCGAGCAATTTTCCCGAAAGCGCAGCCGCGAATTCTACTATAGTTTCTGGGTGCAGTGGAGTGATTCCCTGTCCAGCAAAGGGGATCAATACAAATGGTTTGAAGGTATCCCCCAGAATGCCCGCTGGATACCGCTTGTAATCGGGATGGCATCCTTTGCCCTTGGTATGTTCCTGGTCAACAAAGATGTTTCCATTCTGGGGTGGACTGTATGTGCTTGCGCTATTCTGGTTGGTTTGCTCCCCCTCTTTTTCAAGCGGCGTTCCCGGGCGGCCAGCGAGGATTTCAGCAAATGGAAGGCGTTCCGCAAATTCCTGCTGCATTTTTCCGAAATGCAACGTCATGAAATACCCAGTCTGATTATCTGGGAACACTATCTGGTCTATGCTGTAAGCCTGGGGGTAGCCAGGGAAGTGATGAAACAACTGGAGATCGTCTTCCCCAATCTCCAGGATAGTGACTACCGCTTCGGGCAGCACTGGTATTACGGAACAGCTACCGCAGGGATGATCAGCCTGGGCGACAATTTTGAAAAAATTGGCCAGAGCCTGCAACAGTCCATAAGAGCCGCGGAAAGGACAGTGCGGGCTGCTGAAAGCAGATCCTCGAGCGGTTCGGGTGGCGGCGGTGGGTTCTCCGGCGGTGGCGGGGGAGGTTCCGGAGGAGGCAGCTACGGTGGCCGTTGATTTTCTGCCAGTTACCGGGTCAAAAGGAGGGCACCCGTGCCGCACGTGATGTGAAAACAGCGATGGGCGGAAAGGGCAATTCCGGCTGCCTACGTATTGCTTTCCCTGATAAATTCATCTTTCTTTTTGTCTTGCAGATAATAGAGTTCATGGGATTTTGCCTTCTTTTCCCGTTCCCATAATTCGTAACCCCTTTCCTGGCAACGGGAGCAGGCATACAGTGGAATGCTGATTCCCAGAATCCGGTGGTCCCGGGGGCGGGCGCCGAGGCTTCGCGAGGAAACCTTGTAAATGCCGGGGCAGTCTGCACAGCAATATACAGATTCCTGTTGTTGTTCCCGGATACCGTCGGTGTCGTAATAGATCTGGCGGTTGTTTCTGTAGATTTTATCTGCGGGGAACAGTTCCTCCCTGTCAGGGGCTTGCCGGGCAAGTTTCTCCTGCCAGTAGCCTATCATATCCTTGATATATGCCGTAACCCGGGTGCTTTGCTCGAAATTTTGCTTGCGATATTCGGGTTCTATTACATGGTTGTAGTCCTGGCCGGCCAGGGCCAGTATGATGGCCAGATTGACGTAGGGAAGGGCTGTTTCGATCGCGTATCCGCCTTCCAGAACGGCCAGATCGGGATTCAATTCCTCGGTGAGCCGGGCATAACCCTGGCTGGTGACTCGCATGTTGGCGAGGGGATCGGTAAAATGGTTGTCCTGCCCCGCGGAGTTGATAATCAACTCGGGGGCAAATTCTTTCAGCAGAGGGCGTATTATCTGCCGCCACACTTCAAGAAATCCCTCATCGGTAGTCTGGGGGGGCAGAGGGATATTGATGTTCTTCAAAAAAGCCCCCGGCCCTCCGGCCTCATCGACGAAACCCGATCCGGGATAGAGCGTTCTGCCATCCTGATGCAGGGAGATAAAGAGCACGTCGGGATCATGATAGAAAATATCCTGTGTACCATCGCCGTGATGAACATCGGTGTCAACCACGGCAATTTTTTTCAGGCCGTATTTATGGCGTAGATACTCGACGAGGATGGCTTCATTGTTGATGTTGCAGAATCCCCGGTTGCCAAAAGCAACGCGCATGGCATGATGCCCCGGGGGGCGTACCAGGGAGAAACCGTTTCTTATCTCTCGATTCATCAGGGCATCGCCCAGCTTCAAGGCACTGCCGGCAGAGATAAAGTGGGCATTGGTTGCCTGCGCTTCGGTGTCGGGAACACAGAAATGAACCCTGTCAATATCTTTTTTCTCGGCCAGGCGGGGTGTATATTCAGTTATATTCAGATGGTCCAGAACCCCTTCCTCGAAGATCTGATCCCTGGTGTAAAGAAGACGTTCTTCCCGCTCCGGATGAGTGGGCGAGATGGCCCAATCAAAAGCCGGAAAAAAAATCAGCCCTGTTTTATTCATGTGATTTCACCGCCTCCTCGACAAACCCCCTGATCCCCGGAACGGTCTGCAATCCGATCTGGAAGATCTTTCCCGTGGTAGCCCAGCCACGGACAATATTGAAACATTCCTCATAGGTAAATTCTGTTGCACTTTCGGGCAGATTCCATTCTTTTGCTGTCTTGTCAAAAAGGTCCTGAACAATTTTTCTGGCGTCCATGATATTTGACGGCGGGCGGTCGAGAGCCCCCTGTAGACCGCCGATATTCGTGGAATAGGATTTTCTTTCTGTGTCGGCGAAATAATCCAATTTCATGGTCGGTCTGGCCATCGCTGCACCTATGGCATTGGCGGTGGAATGGTAAGGGGGGACAATTACCTCCCGGTTTTTTTTCAGGGCCAGGTATTGGCCTATACCGGCTGCCGGCCCACCTATACAGATAATCTTGTGTGGGTGTTTTTTCTGCGCTGACAGAACCTGCCAGATGCGGTAGGCAGGTTCTTCCTCCCATATTTTGAACATCTCTTCCAACTTTGTTTTCAGCTTGTCGGTAAAAAGTTCAAGAACCTGTGCGCAAAAGTCAAGCGGCTCCGTATCCAGGGAAGCAGCCATCATCTCCATCTCTTTTTTTATCGGTTCCGAAGAAGGAAAATCGCTGTACCCGATGTGGACAAGAGCGTCTGTAACCGTGAGGCGGGGACCCCCGGCGCAGAGGGCGGGACCTTCCCTCTTCCCCAGGCATATGGCGCCATCTTTTATGCGGAGGGAGCTATCTCCGCCGATGGACAGGGAGGCCACGGCCAGGGAGCGTAAAGGAATGGGATGGCCCTTGATAAAAGTGCCCCTTTCCGCCAGCAATGGTTTGCCATCCAGAAGCAATGCCATATCGGTTGTTGTACCTCCGATATCCATTACCACGGCGGTGATCCGTTCTCCGGTAGTAGCCAGAGCACCCAATGTGCTGGCAGCCGGTCCGGAGAAGATCGTTTCCAGGGGATAGCGCAGCGATACGTCAAGGGGCAATGTACCTCCATCGGCTTTCAATATCGAAAGAGGGCAATCAAGTTTTAGCTGCTGGAGTGTGGATGTTATTTTATCCTGAAAATCCTGACAAGCTTCCCCGGTTGCCAGGGTGTAATATGCGCCGTTTGCCCTGCATACCCAGTTCAGCAAACCGCTTGCCCGGTGACTGGCCATCACTTCAAATGCAGGAAAATGTTTGCGGATGAAGTTAACGACCTCGAGCTCCAGGGAAGGATTCCTCTGGCTGAACTTGCATGCGACAACCATGTGTCCGATCTGTTTCTGTTGAAAATATGAACAAGCCTCCATGATTTCGGAGGAATCCACGGGTTCAATAACCCTGCCCCTGTAGTCGACAGATCCTTGCAGTATTCTGGTTTCTGCGGCAAAAGGAAGGTGGTGAGGGTTTGCACCGGGGCCGGGCAACAGAAGCAACCCGGTCTCGGGCAGGTTGCCCTGCAAGATCAAATTGGTGATAAGTGTGGTGCTTAAATTGACCTGGTCTATTTCCTGCGGTTTGACACCGATCAGTATTTCTTCCAGAGCGTTGTGTATCGAGATGGACAGATCCACCCCGGTCTCAACTTTGACCGATTTTATTATTTTCTGCCCATCAACAAGCACTCCGTCGGTAAAGGTTCCCCCGATATCGATGCCGATAAACATTTTGTTCCCCCGCGATATTGTTCTGCCTTATTTCCAACCATCTGGAAATGACCGGCAGCCTTTTTAAGAGATGGTGCAGCGATCCGGATGTTGTCATTCATGCAGGCGATGATTATCAGAACAGAAAGGACCTGCAACCGTCTTTTCACTACGTCATCGTATCATGCTGGCAAACAGAATGTCAATTTGTGGAGATGGGCTACATCATTTTGTCTCCCTTCCGTAACAAGAGTTACCTTCCCTGGATCGTTGCTAAAATTTCCTGCATGGTGGTTCCAGGATATTTTCACCATGCCAAAAAAGGATTTTGGCTTGGAAAACAATAAGTATATAGTTGGTGTCTGTTGCTTGACCCTGTTAGTTTTGCGAGATGGGAAGGTGGAGAAATGGAGGGGAAGGAACTCGATGTTTCCCGGGAGTATATTGCCCTCATGGAACAACTATCATCCCTGAAAACCGAACTTTCC
It contains:
- a CDS encoding DUF2207 domain-containing protein → MVYEAELLPDGSMSVTERITVTFNGTYEGYFVSIPLDSTTISDITVAEEGVAYSFNPGEDYGPPGTFLVKQDSNEMLVDWSIDATDEQRTFDLSYRVNNLVKVHNDVAEFYRKFVGEKNEQKIERVVVRLLLPPGAENFTPGTDIRIWGHGPLHGDVDFGGPREVIWQISDMPAGEFLEGRLTMPVQLFPETPAAMKTDRDALASILEEEEEWAAKANLGRSWARLEIVAAVILALLTIAALIWLWFRYGKRHRPEFQGDYYRELPADYPPAVMSVLWNWGKVKTHDVTATLMDLARRGFIYIEQQMYEKKRLLGNKNIVTYLLTLQNEKYEREKDGLQPHERKLIDYFFTTISKDNRTLYLYDIEQFSRKRSREFYYSFWVQWSDSLSSKGDQYKWFEGIPQNARWIPLVIGMASFALGMFLVNKDVSILGWTVCACAILVGLLPLFFKRRSRAASEDFSKWKAFRKFLLHFSEMQRHEIPSLIIWEHYLVYAVSLGVAREVMKQLEIVFPNLQDSDYRFGQHWYYGTATAGMISLGDNFEKIGQSLQQSIRAAERTVRAAESRSSSGSGGGGGFSGGGGGGSGGGSYGGR
- a CDS encoding histone deacetylase encodes the protein MNKTGLIFFPAFDWAISPTHPEREERLLYTRDQIFEEGVLDHLNITEYTPRLAEKKDIDRVHFCVPDTEAQATNAHFISAGSALKLGDALMNREIRNGFSLVRPPGHHAMRVAFGNRGFCNINNEAILVEYLRHKYGLKKIAVVDTDVHHGDGTQDIFYHDPDVLFISLHQDGRTLYPGSGFVDEAGGPGAFLKNINIPLPPQTTDEGFLEVWRQIIRPLLKEFAPELIINSAGQDNHFTDPLANMRVTSQGYARLTEELNPDLAVLEGGYAIETALPYVNLAIILALAGQDYNHVIEPEYRKQNFEQSTRVTAYIKDMIGYWQEKLARQAPDREELFPADKIYRNNRQIYYDTDGIREQQQESVYCCADCPGIYKVSSRSLGARPRDHRILGISIPLYACSRCQERGYELWEREKKAKSHELYYLQDKKKDEFIRESNT
- a CDS encoding hydantoinase/oxoprolinase family protein; the protein is MFIGIDIGGTFTDGVLVDGQKIIKSVKVETGVDLSISIHNALEEILIGVKPQEIDQVNLSTTLITNLILQGNLPETGLLLLPGPGANPHHLPFAAETRILQGSVDYRGRVIEPVDSSEIMEACSYFQQKQIGHMVVACKFSQRNPSLELEVVNFIRKHFPAFEVMASHRASGLLNWVCRANGAYYTLATGEACQDFQDKITSTLQQLKLDCPLSILKADGGTLPLDVSLRYPLETIFSGPAASTLGALATTGERITAVVMDIGGTTTDMALLLDGKPLLAERGTFIKGHPIPLRSLAVASLSIGGDSSLRIKDGAICLGKREGPALCAGGPRLTVTDALVHIGYSDFPSSEPIKKEMEMMAASLDTEPLDFCAQVLELFTDKLKTKLEEMFKIWEEEPAYRIWQVLSAQKKHPHKIICIGGPAAGIGQYLALKKNREVIVPPYHSTANAIGAAMARPTMKLDYFADTERKSYSTNIGGLQGALDRPPSNIMDARKIVQDLFDKTAKEWNLPESATEFTYEECFNIVRGWATTGKIFQIGLQTVPGIRGFVEEAVKSHE